Sequence from the Paenibacillus tundrae genome:
TGTCATTCGTCCTCGTACCATTGGTGCTAATGAGCGCTCGATGATTGAAGGTATGGATGGATTTGTGGGTATTGGTGCCGATCTGGTTCAGTATGATTCAACGTATGCCTCGATTATCGGTAGCCTACTTGGTAATGTCATCATTGCGGAAACGCTGGAGGTTGCGAATAAGATTGCTGCACGGTGTCAATATCGCTTCCGAGTAGTTACCCTTGAAGGTGACGTGGTTAACGCAGGCGGTTCCATGACAGGGGGAAGCCAGCACAAGAAAAACGGCAGTTTGCTCAGCCGTAAACGGCAACTGGATCAGTTGGATCAAGACATTGTGGATACCGAAAACCAGATCGTCAAATTGCACCGCAGTGTAGAAGATGTCAAAGCACAGTTGGAGCAGTGCCAGGACAAGCTGGATGAGCTGCGACAGTCTGGTGATGATACACGTAATGCGGAACAACAGGCATCAATGGAAATGAAGCAGGTTGAGCATGAGCTTCGTCATGTACTGGAGCAGGTTGCTGTAGCCGGTCAAGAGAAGAGTGGATTCAAAGAAGAGATTCAAGAGATGGACAATGCTCGTGCGGTCGCTGTCCAGAAGCTTGCGCAGCTTGAAGAGGAAGAGAAGGCGACGCATCGTGCTATCCACGCTGCTGAATTCGCGCGTAAGGCCAATGAATCTGCCAAAGAGGAATTGCAGAGCCAATTGACGGAGCTGAAAGTGCGGGAAGGTAAGCTGGATCAAGAGCGTTATTCCAATGAAGAGCAGCTACGTCGTCTGGAACGTGAGGTCGAGTCCCTCGTGAAGGAACTTCGTCAGAATCGTACTTTGCTCGCTTCGATGGAAGCGGATTTGAAGAAAACACAGCTTGAGAGTGTTACGCAGATTGAGAATCTGAATGAGTACAAGCTGAAGAAAACGGAAGCTTCTCAGGAGCTAGATTTCAAGCGAGCTGCTCGAAGTCAGTTGTCGAAGAAGCTAGAGCTTGCGGAAAGTGAAACAAAGGAACAGCGTACACAGCTCAAAGCAGTGGAAGAGCAGATGCGTCAGACCGAGATTTCCGTGAACAGGCTTGATGTTGAGCTAGAAAATATTTTGCGTAAATTGACCGATGAGTATGAGCTCGGATATGAACTGGCTAAAGAGCGTTACCCTGTACCAGAGGATGTAGAAAGCACACAGGCTGAGGTACAGAAGCTCAAACGAAGTATATCTGCACTTGGTGAGGTCAATCTGGGAGCCATTGAAGAATTCCAGCGTGTCAATGAACGATACGAGTTTCTCAGTGAACAGAAGAATGACCTGGTCGAGGCCAAAACAACCTTGTATCAAGTTATCCGTGAGATGGAAGACGAGATGGCTAAGCGTTTCAAATCAACGTTTGATGCGATTCGCCGTGAATTCGGCACCGTATTCTCCAAATTGTTTGGTGGTGGACGCGCGGATCTCGTCCTAATGGATCCTGAGCGAATGTTGGATACGGGAATAGATATCGTAGCTCAGCCACCAGGCAAAAAGCTGCAAAATTTGCAACTATTGTCCGGGGGAGAGCGAGCGCTCACAGCCATGGCATTGCTGTTTGCCATCCTGCATGTTAAACCCGTGCCGTTCTGTGTTCTTGATGAGGTAGAAGCTGCACTGGATGAAGCGAATGTTGTTCGTTTTGCTCAATATCTACGTGAATTCTCCGAACAGACCCAATTTATCGTGGTGACACACCGCAAGGGCACGATGGAGGAGGCTGACGTTCTCTATGGCGTTACGATGGAAGAGGGCGGCGTGTCCAAGCTCGTTTCCGTTAAGCTGGAGGACGAGGAAGCGGAGATCGCATAGACGGTTAAACTAGGTCGTGTCTGAAAACTCGCTGAAGTGCATCTTTTCCCCTTTTCGCCCCCTGCTGCGTCACTTTCCCTTGACGTGCCCCGGCACGCCTGCGGAAAACTTCCTGGCTTGGAACGAAAATTCGGCAAAATCTGCTTCCTTCGGAGTTTTCAGACACTCCCTAAAAAGAGCTCTATGAAGTATAGGCAACATTACAGGTGGTCTATTATAAATGAAGTATGACTATGCACACGATGGAGGGGCTTTATGAGTTTTTTTAAGAAGCTGAGAGATAGCATTGCTAGCAAAACGGAGTCGGTTACGAAACAGTTTAAGGAAGGACTCGAAAAGACACGCAAAGAGTTTGTTGAGAAAGTATCCGACCTTATGGTTAGACGCAAAAAA
This genomic interval carries:
- the smc gene encoding chromosome segregation protein SMC, with translation MFLKRIELGGFKSFADKTEMEFVRGITAVVGPNGSGKSNISDGIRWVLGEQSAKSLRGGKMEDIIFAGSDARKAVNYGEVSLTLDNEDHALALDFGEVTVTRRVHRSGDSEYFINKQSCRLKDITELFMDTGIGKEAYSIIGQGRIEEILSTRSEDRRGIFEEASGIVKYKSRKRDATRKLDETEQNLLRIHDLVTELEDQIGPLREQSEKAIHYKELRSQLKSQEISMYVYQIEQIHASWSKANERLQSLKQEEVGLAAIVSTHDAKLESDRNALRTLEAETERLQSELLQFSEATEKSEGHGELLKERARNLQTNHEQLTVTVAASEEKHREREAELLSLREKFAKLEKELTDVRNSLSEEEAKLIGVTGGISQQQEESLKGNLLELMNQMAQTRNEIRYVDQQKETLERRMSRASEESGKWEGQKETLEQRKAEIEKKVARLGKEISELRGGYITESERLQSLQKLLEESRGTVRKWEQKREAQVSRRDTMKEMQDDFDGFMLGVKEVLKASRKGTLSGVHGAVAELIKVPEKIELAVETAMGASVQHIVMENESVSRQAISFLKQRQLGRATFLPLDVIRPRTIGANERSMIEGMDGFVGIGADLVQYDSTYASIIGSLLGNVIIAETLEVANKIAARCQYRFRVVTLEGDVVNAGGSMTGGSQHKKNGSLLSRKRQLDQLDQDIVDTENQIVKLHRSVEDVKAQLEQCQDKLDELRQSGDDTRNAEQQASMEMKQVEHELRHVLEQVAVAGQEKSGFKEEIQEMDNARAVAVQKLAQLEEEEKATHRAIHAAEFARKANESAKEELQSQLTELKVREGKLDQERYSNEEQLRRLEREVESLVKELRQNRTLLASMEADLKKTQLESVTQIENLNEYKLKKTEASQELDFKRAARSQLSKKLELAESETKEQRTQLKAVEEQMRQTEISVNRLDVELENILRKLTDEYELGYELAKERYPVPEDVESTQAEVQKLKRSISALGEVNLGAIEEFQRVNERYEFLSEQKNDLVEAKTTLYQVIREMEDEMAKRFKSTFDAIRREFGTVFSKLFGGGRADLVLMDPERMLDTGIDIVAQPPGKKLQNLQLLSGGERALTAMALLFAILHVKPVPFCVLDEVEAALDEANVVRFAQYLREFSEQTQFIVVTHRKGTMEEADVLYGVTMEEGGVSKLVSVKLEDEEAEIA